In Deinococcus psychrotolerans, the genomic window AAGATAAGCTAAAGTGAGGCTCAACGCTTAGTTTTAGACAAAGAGAGTGCCCACAAACTGACGTTTTGCTGCTCGGCCACCGTTTCGCCCGCCTCGTGTGCGGCCAGACCCAAAGGGGAATGACGTGAGTACCATTAACTTCGCCGCCCGCGAAATCAACTGCAAGATCGTGTATTACGGCCCCGGCATGTCCGGAAAAACCACCAATCTCAAACAGGTCTTTTCCAAAGTGCCGAGTCATCTGCGCGGCGAAATGGTGAGTCTGGCCACCGAAGATGAGCGCACCCTCTTCTTCGACTTCCTGCCGCTCGATTTGGGCAGCGTGCAGGGCTTCAAGACCCGCTTTCACCTCTACACCGTGCCGGGACAGGTCTTTTACAATGCCAGCCGCAAGCTGATTTTGCGCGGCGTAGACGGCATCGTCTTTGTGGCCGACAGCGCCCCCAACCGCCTCAGGGCCAACGCCGAAAGTATGCGCAACTTGCGCGAGAATTTGCTCGAACACGGCATCGACGTCAAAGAAGTGCCGATGATTCTTCAGATCAACAAGCGCGATTTAGAAGGCGCACTCTCGACCGAGATGATCCGCGCCGTGATTGACCCCAAGCATGAGTTGCAGTGGCACGAAGCGGTGGCCGATCAAGGACGCGGCGTCTTTGAAACGCTCAAGACCGTCTCGCGGCTGGTGCTGGAGCGGCTGGCTAAGGGGCAGTGAACGAAAACCAACCTCCACACCTCACCCTGTCCATTTTGGGCGGCGCTGATCCCACCGAGTTTGCGGTGGCGCAGTGGCCGCCCGACTTTATTTTGCCAAGTGGGCTGCTCAGCGGCTCTTTTTTCAGTTTGACCCGCAGTGAGGATGAACTCTCATTGGTGTGCGAGGCCAGCCTCGTGCCGGAAGGCGTTCAGCACCAAGCAGGCTGGGCGGCGCTCAAGCTGCACGGCCCGTTTGATTTTGCCCTCACCGGCATTCTGACGGCGGTGCTCAATCCTCTGCGGGACGCCGGGATAGGCATTTTCGCCGTCTCCACGTTCGACACCGATTACGTGCTGGTCAAGCGTGAGCGGCTGAGTGAGGCGCTGACGGCGCTCAAAGAAGCAGGACACCGTCTAAACGGCTAAAAAACCGCTTTGCTCAGCGAGCAAGCTGCGGCTGTGGCAGTCGCCCACTACATTTCATCTGGCCTTTATAAATCCGCCACCACATTAAGGTCTGACCGGGCCTTTCATCCTGCAGCTTCTAAGGTTCGCTCACCAAGGAGGACTGCTATGAAGGCAACGGGGACAAGCAAAACGCCGCTGATCGCTGTCTTGGGGCTGGCTCTGCTCACTCAGGTGACGCTCGGGGCTGGTTCCTTGGCCGCAGGCACCACCAAACCGGCAGGCAAACCGGCGGCCCCTCCAGCATCGACTTCGCCCGCCGTACAGGGTACCCAGCAACTCGCAGGCGGCTCAGCGGTGGTCGGCAAGACCTATACGCTGTTTCTGGGGACAACCGACGCCATCAATTACACCATTCGCAAAGCTGAATACAGCGTCGGCCACTTCTACAAAGGAGACGAAGACGACATCCGTCCGGAAGGCGAAAAAGCGCTGATTTTGCACCTGACCATTCAAAATCCGCAGAAAGTTGAACTGGGTATTTCGGGCAACAGCATCCGGTTTACTGGCGTGGACAGCAAGAACCAGTCGGTGGCGGGCGACGGCGCATGGTTCGCTGAGGCCACGCACAGCGAAGTCCACCTTCAGCTCAAGCCGGGCCAGAAGATCGACGTGTATACCCGAATCGTGCTGGCCGGAGACGTGAGTTTGCCCAGACTGATCGTGGACGACGCCAACAGCAAGGTCTGGCGTTACGATCTGAAAGGCCAGGTCGCGCCGCTGGCCGCCCCCTTTGCCAATCCCAGCGTGAAAGACGGCAGCGCCGCGCTCGACGAGGTTCCCGGCAAAGCGGGCGTATTTTATCCGGCGGTGCTGGATGTCCGGGTCGATAAAGTGGATGTTCCCGCCAGCCAGCCGGACGGCATGGACGTGGGCAGCAATCAGAAGGTGGTAGTGGTCTATCTGACCTTCCACAATGCCAATCTGGTGCCGCAGTCGATGGTGCCGGGCGCGGCGTACTCGTTTAGGGCCTCACTGCTCGATCAAGACGGCATCAGCGTGGACTATCAGCATCTGTATCTGGGATCGCGTGACAAGGA contains:
- a CDS encoding GTP-binding protein, with the protein product MSTINFAAREINCKIVYYGPGMSGKTTNLKQVFSKVPSHLRGEMVSLATEDERTLFFDFLPLDLGSVQGFKTRFHLYTVPGQVFYNASRKLILRGVDGIVFVADSAPNRLRANAESMRNLRENLLEHGIDVKEVPMILQINKRDLEGALSTEMIRAVIDPKHELQWHEAVADQGRGVFETLKTVSRLVLERLAKGQ
- a CDS encoding ACT domain-containing protein — translated: MNENQPPHLTLSILGGADPTEFAVAQWPPDFILPSGLLSGSFFSLTRSEDELSLVCEASLVPEGVQHQAGWAALKLHGPFDFALTGILTAVLNPLRDAGIGIFAVSTFDTDYVLVKRERLSEALTALKEAGHRLNG